Sequence from the Neptunomonas japonica JAMM 1380 genome:
AGCGTTCATAACGTCACGAAATTGAACGGTTAATAGGGTAGCGGCCATCGTTCCACCGACAACAATCATCATGCCGGGCACATTTACAAAAATGTCCGCATTACCGCCAATCAAGATGGCTGAAACAATTAATGCCAGTCCGGACAAGATTCCTATAAGTGATGCAAAATCCATCTCCTAAGACACTCCGAGTATTTATTAATAATCAATTACTTGAGTATAGCAGCTGTTCAGTACACCATAAGTGTATGCACAACGATTACCCCCAAAACATTCCAAGCTATTATATTGGCCTAGCTCAATGGCACCATCCTGATTGGCACATAGATCAAAGTGCCGCTAATCAGGCCCTGCCTGAGTACTCAAAGCATTTCTCGAGCGTAGAAGGCAACAGTAGCTTTTATGGCCTTCCCAGTACGTCATCCATAGAAAACTGGAAGCAACAGAGCGGCCAGCATTTTAAGTTTTGCTTTAAATTTCCACAAACCATCACACACCATGCAAAGCTTCAACATTGTGATCGGCAAGTCAGTGAATTTCTTAATAGAGTTGCACCCTTAGAAAACAAATTAGGCACACTCTGGTTACAACTGAACGCCTCATTCTCACCAAAAGACTTCGATAAACTATCGCGGTTTATTCAAAGCCTACCCCCAGATTTTAATTACGGTATTGAAGTCAGGCATACGGGATTCTTTTTAAAGGATGACACGGAAAAACGCTTTAACCAGTTACTCATGCAACACACGATTGATCGTATAACATTCGATACACGCGCCTTATTTGCTCACCCAAGTAAGGATGCAATTACACAAGAAGCCTTACGCGCCAAACCTCGAATGCCCGTACATGCAATTGCAACAGGAATGAGCCCCTTTGTACGCATCATTACCCCATTGAAAATCAACGATGGCTACGCATACTTAATGCCTTGGGTTAAAAAAACGCTGCAATGGATAGATGAAGAACGCACACCGTACCTGTTTTTTCATACGCCCGATAACAAAGAGGCACCTGAAGTCGCTCGTTTTTTCAGTGGAGAAATTCATAAACATCGGCCCGATATTCCCGTACAGAGTATTTGGGATAAAGCCCTCCCTCAACCGGAACTATTCTGATGCAACTACTTTATGTCATGGACCCTATGTGCAGCTGGTGCTGGGCATTTTCGCCAACAATACAGGCGATAAAAGAACACTTCCCCACACTTACTATTCAATACGTTATGGGAGGCCTTGCGGCCGATTCAGACGCGACAATGCCCTTAGAGCAACAAAGCGCTATCCATTCTATTTGGCATCAGATTGAAGCTAAAACAGGAACACAGTTTAATTACGATTTCTGGACGCACTGCACGCCTAGAAGAAGTACTTGGCGAGCATGCCGAGCCATTATTGTTGCCGAGCAATTACAACCGGGTAGCGCCTCGACAATGGCTCAAGCGATACAACAAGCGTATTACTTAGAAGCAAAGAACCCTTCAGACCGCTCAACACTGATTACATTAGCAGCATCAATCGGTATTGATAGTACTGAATTTTCAATACTGCTAGATGTAAAAGACACCCACCAGCAGCTAAAAAATCACATGATGATATCTCAGCAACTCGATGTGTCGGGATTTCCTGCACTACGAGTAGCAAAAGACCAACAAGCGATACGAATTAGTGATGGTTATTGTAGTTCTGAGGAAGTCATTAAACGTTTACAGGGAGTTATCGAACAAGCGGAATAATATACAGAAGATATATAAAGCAGAAAAAGAAAGCGGAAGCCTAGGCTTCCGCTATTGAAGTGATTAGCCGCGCATCACGGAAACATCTTCCGCTTGCAAACCTTTATCACTCTCACGAGCATTGAAACGAACACGCTGACCTTCACTCAAAGAACGATGCCCACGCCCACGAATGTTACGAAAATGAACAAAAACATCATCGCCATTTTCGCGCGTAATGAATCCAAAGCCCTTGGAAACATTAAACCATTTCACTGTTCCCAGTTCACGATCATCATTTTCATCATCTTCTTCCTCTTCCATGTCTTCATCAGCAATCTGATCAAGAGCTGGAACCGAAGAAGTACTTCCACCCATAGCAGAAATCAAGCTGCTAATTAGAACCACAATAAATGTTACTGCGATGACCGGGCCTGTTAACCCTACTTCAACACCAGCTACAGCTTTAAGCAGCACAGGAATCAACGCTGCTGCAATAATACTTACAATTACACTACGAACTATTTGGTTACCACTCATGTATCTATCTCTTGTCTTATCATGATAATTACTATTATTTTAGCCACCCATACTTAATTTAAAGCAGCAACCGCAAAGGTATACACAAGAAAACTCAAAATTTCAATAGCTTACCGGCTTACAACTGAATTTACTTTCACTATGCCACTCCGTTATGCTTAATACATTGAACTTTATGTCACAGGCACTGTAATGAATCACGACGAACGTATAACCGAACTTGAAAGCCGAGTAGCCTTCCAAGAAGATGCGCTAGACAAACTAAACGACGTAATAGCTCAGCAAGATAAAACTATTTCTGAACTCAAAAAATTAATCACAGCGTTTAATCAACAGCTCAAAACAGTGGGACAAGAAAATCAAGGTATATCCTTTAATGACGCCCCACCACCACACTATTAATAAGAGATAAGGCCTGAAAATATGCGAGGATTAAACCGCATTAGCCGGTTCTTATTGCGGCTGATCATAAACTCGAGAGTTGAAGGTAGGCAGCATTTAAAGCCCACACCTAATACATTGTTTGTTATCGAGACAGCTCGCTACTCGCATAGGCTATTGCTGATTGAACAGCTACGTCGTCAGGGCAATACTCTGCCTGAACAAAAGATTTTATGCGCTGCACATGATCATCAGGATGATTTACGTAACCGCATTGAAGCTCAAATTGATAAATTAAGCTTCCTTAACCCAGAACAAGACATCAAAATTGTTCCTATCTCTGTCTATCACGGACGAATGCCACAACGAGAAACCTCCTACCTAAACTTACTGTATGCCGAAAGCTGGAGCAAAGCCGGGATTGTTGGGCGCTTTATGCAACTGTTAGTGAACGGGCGGCAAACTCTCATGCAGGTTGATCCTGCTCTATCCTTAAGGCAACTCAAAAAAGAATCACCTCATCAACCCGCGGGGGTTGTTGCTCATAAAGCCATGCGCGTTTTTCATCATCATTTTTATCGTCGCCGACTCGCTATTATCGGCCCTAACCTATCCCACCGTAACACTTTATTTACGCTCATTTTACGAGAACCTGCGGTCAAAGAAGCTATTTACCAGACGGCATTAAAACAAAACCAAACAGTCGAGCAGGTTAATAACGACGCTAAGGTTCTACTCAAAGGTATGGCTGCAAATTTCAGCCCAACAACCACGCGTATTCTGGCGTCTTTACTGAATATTTTTTGGAAAAAAATCTATAAAAAAATCCATATAAATGGTATGGAACGAATACAACTTTGTGCACCTGAAAATCAGCTTGTGTACCTTCCTTGCCATCGCAGCCATATGGATTATGTCATGCTATCGTCACACTTATATAGGCATGGATTAATGGTTCCTCACATAGCGGCAGGTGATAACTTAAACGCCCCTGTTTTAGGCAGCATCCTCAAACGCGGCGGTGCTATTTTCATGCGTCGCAGTTTTCGCGACGACCCATTATACGCCCAGCTATTTCAAAGCTACTTATCTGTCATGTCTAATAAAGGCCACTCTCTAGAATACTTTATTGAGGGGGGACGCAGCCGTACAGGACGCTTGTTACCGGCTAAAACAGGCTTACTAGCCATGACGCTGGAGAATCACTTAAACCATCCAGAAAAGCCTGTCGCTTTGATACCGGTTTGGATTAGTTATGACAAACTTGTTGAAAGCAAAAGCTATCAACAAGAACTATCTGGTGGAGAAAAACGCAAAGAGTCCTTTTTAGGACTCATTAAGTCATTAAAGGAATTTCGTCACCAGTTCGGCGATGCGGCTCTGAGTTTTGGTGAGCCTATTCTATTACAACAGGCAATCAAGGAAATGCCTGAAAGTACAGAGCAAACGCCAGCTAATGCAAAGCTTGAGTTAACTCAGCGTATCAGCCAACAGGTGCTGCAATGTATTAATCAATCAGCCTATGCAAACCAAACAGCAATACTAGCGACACTCATGCTCGCCAACCCAAAGAAACAGCGCGGTATTTATGAATTAACTGAACAAGCCGAAGAACTAATCGCTTTACTTAACGTATTGCCTAACCCTCCGATTGCTACTGCAAACGGTCCTGTCAAAAAGTGGATAAAGCAAGCCTGCAAACGTCGACAACTAAGCCGCGCTGAAGACCATGTATTCCTGAGCAGTACTCAAGCTCAGGAGATGACGTTTTATCGCAACCAACTTCACCATATGACACTGCTTCCAGGGGTCTTTTTACTGTTAGCTAAGCGTTACCCTAAACCACTACCACAAACCCTGCCGCGGCTTCTAAGCACGCTTTACCCCTACTTAAAAGCAGAGTTATTCCTACCGTGGGATGCAATAGAACTAAAAACAGCATTAAAGCAGTTGCGCCTACGTATGGAAAAGCGCGGTTTGATTAAGCACGAAGGCAACATAATCCGTGCTATAGAAACACCGCTGTCTATTGCTCTCATGCAAACAGCAGAGCCCATACTGGTACGCTATTATATTGTCTTTCGCTTATTGTCTGACGGTACAGTTATGCCAATTACAGATTTAGTAAGTGAAAGCCAGCGTATTGCAGCTCACTTGCATCAAAAATTTGCTTTTAACTCGCCAGAATATGCTGACGCGCGCGTGCTCAATGTTTTTATAAAAACACTGATTCAGCAAAACGTTTTTGCAGAAAAAGATGACCAAGTTCATTGCCAGATAGAGAGTAAAGCCTTACTAAAACGGGCCTCTCAAATATTGAATCCACACTATGTGAGTGCAATAGAGCATAACCTACACCCGCGCTAAAAAGCGCGGAACAGTAATCCGCTTTTAGTTAAGTTTGTTATGCTAACTTAGCCAGTGCATAAATATCGTAGCGGCTGGACTTTCCTTCTAACTGATAGCTAGGTGCGCGCCCCTCAATCAGTGGCGCTTTGCGTGCACGTTTAACAACGACACGCGCTGAAGCCACATCTAGCGCAGCCTCTAGCAAAGCAGAAGAGTCTTCATCATCACCGACAACCTCTCTAAAAATACGCATCTCTTTTTTCACTAATGCGGACTTTTCTGCATGTGGAAACATAGGATCAACATAAACGACCTGAGGAGGCTCAATCGAGTGCAACAACTCAATAGAATTACCCTGTAGCAATGTCATTTTTGAGCAGACATCATAGACTTCATCATCCGCCATCGCGCGCGACAACCCATCTTCTAACAAGGTATGGATAATCGGAGAACGTTCTATCATAGAAACTTGGCAACCCAACGTTGCTAGTACAAAGCTATCACGCCCCAGCCCTGCCGTCGCATCTAACACCGTCGGGCGAATACTCCCTTTAGCTCCCACAGCTTTGGCTATCATTTGCCCTGCACCACCGCCAAACTTTCTACGGTGTGCTACTGCGCCACTAAGAAAGTCTACCCAAACAGGGCCCGGGGCTTTCTTTCCTGTCGTTTGCAATTTCACACCATCATAAGTGACATAAAGCAGCAAAGGATAAGCGCAACGAGAAATATCAGAGATCACCAACGCCGGTGCTAAACCAAGCTTATTAGCCAATAATGCAGCCTGATCGAATAAAGGTTTATCACTGGCAGCGACTTGAATACCATCCGCTAAATCAAGCATTTACAGGCACATAAAAATAAACACCAAGCAAGAAAATACCTAAGCACAAGCGGTAGATAACAAAAGGCAACATGCCGGTCCGATCAAGCAGTTTTAAGAAGTAATGAATACACGCCAGGGCACTCAGTGCTGACACGATTACTCCCCCTATTACCATCTCCCACTGTGTCGCTGTTGCGGTTTGGAATAACTCCAAACTTTTATAACTACCGGCGGCCAATATCACAGGAATCGACATCAAAAATGAGAAACGTGCCGCGGCTTGTCGTGTAAAACCTAACATGAGTGCTGCTGTAATAGTGATACCAGAACGTGAAGTCCCCGGAATTAACGCCACTGCTTGCGCTAAACCAATAGTAATCGCATCACGTAGCGTTATTTCTTCTAGGGGTTTAACCTCTTTCCTGCTGATATCAGCCCACCACAACAGAGCACCAAAAATTAGTGTAGTAGCGGCAATAACTAATATAGAGCGGCCATATTGGTCGACAATATCATTTAGCATGAAGCCAAAAACCAAAGCCGGGATCGTTGCAAAAACAACAAACCAAGCGATACGTCCATCAACCGATTTAGAACCTTTAAAGGAGGCAAAAAAGGCGACCAGCATATTGGCAATATCTTGACGAAAGTAGGTCATAACTGCCGCTAGTGTTCCCATATGTACACCAACATCAAAAGCTAACCCCTGATCTTCCCAACCCAATAACTGAGAAGGCAGGATGAGGTGGGCAGAGCTTGATACCGGTAAAAATTCTGTTAAGCCTTGTATTAACGCAAGTACAACCGTTTGAACCCAATCCATTTATTGCTGATCCTTTTTTTTCCATGCGACGTTATCGCGTAAATACACAGGCAAAGCCAGTTCTGGCGATACCGATTTTCCTTCCTGATAATCCTGAATAGCCAAGCGCGCAATATTTGCCGCTGTGGGGTAAGTAATATTCTCAGCAGCATCCTGAACGTCTACGCCTTGTGGCTCTACTTCTAGCGTAGTGACCCATTGTTTCACTTGATCAGACATGCCTTGCAAATAACGCCATCCCGAACCCACTCCAGCCCACTCACTGGCATCAGGCAAACAAACATTAACAGGCGCATCAACACGCTCCTCACCGATCAAAACAGGGAGCCCATTTTCAAAACGATATGCAGCCCAATAAACTTCATCCATGCGCGCATCCAAAGCAGCAACTACTTGCTGATCACCCGTTTCAAGATGATGCGCTAGTGCAACAGCAGCCAATGTAGAGATAGGTAACAAGTTCAGCTCTGCTGAAAACGCCAAACCTTGAGCAACACCGGTAGCAATACGAATACCGGCGAAAGACCCGGGCCCTCGTCCAAAAGCAATGGCATCTAGATCTTTTACTTTAAGGCCGGCATCATCCAGCATCGCTTGGATCATCGGTAATAGCTGCTTAGTATGCTGTCTGGGGATAACTCTGAAATCCTCACGAATATCACCCGCCACATGTAAAGCCACTGAACAGGCGTCAGTAGAGGTATCCAAGGCAAGAATTTTAGGCATTAACCCGCTCCAGTTATACAAAAGGGGCCTATTCTAATCGTGCGACGACGGATTTTCATCACTTTGCAGCAAAGCATCGCCCCAACGCGGCATAAAAGATTGCTCAACCCCTATTTGGGAGAGGATTCGAGCCACCACAAAATCGATCATATCGTTGATTGTTTCAGGTTTATGGTAAAAACCAGGACTCGCCGGCAAAATTACCGCACCCATACGAGTCAACTTCAGCATGTTTTCTAAATGAATTTCAGAGTACGGTGCCTCACGGGGTACTAACAACAATTGACGACGTTCTTTTAAAGCGACGTCAGCCGCACGCTCAATTAAATTATTACTCGCACCTGTCGCTATAGCTGACAAGGTCCCAGTGCTACAAGGGCAAACTATCATTGTCGCTGGTGCACCTGAACCGGAGGCAACCGGTGCCATCCACTGCTCACGCGAAAACACTTTAATTTGACCCGCTTTAGCGTTAAGCAGCTGAGTGAAATATTCTTGTTGTGCGTTGGTGGCACCAGGAATTGTCAATTCGGTTTCTGTTGCTGCCACCACTTGTGCTGCACGCGATATCATCAATAATACTTGTACATCAGCAGCGACCAAGCACTCCATTAAACGCACCGCATATTGCACACCCGATGCACCGGTAATCGCTAATGTAATTCTTTGTGTAAATTCAGCCATGATTATTACCCTCTGAAAAGCGTTCTTCTAAGGCACTAATCAAACGCTGATGAACACCTTCAAAGCCACCATTGCTCATCACCACTACATGCGTGCCTTGGGTAACAGAAGCTTTTACAGAGGTGATAATATTCTCAATACTGGTTGCTACACGCATTTTGTCTTCATGACCATTAACTATATCATCCAGCGACCAGTCCAAGCCGCTAGGCTGATACCAAATGACTTCATCTGCTGTTTCTGCTGAATCAGCTAATGCAGCGCGATGTGCACCTAACCTCATAGTGTTTGAGCGTGGCTCAATAATTGCCACAATGGTATCGCTTCCGACTTGCGCCCGCAGTCCCTGTAGCGTTGTTGCTATCGCTGTTGGGTGATGAGCAAAGTCGTCATAAACAGTCACACCTGCTATTTCAGCTAGTTTTTCCATACGGCGTTTAACACCGCCAAAAGCAGATAATGCTTCAATAGCATGATGCGGTTGCACACCTACGTGGCGAGCCGCAATTAACGCCATCAAACCATTTTCAACATTATGTTGCCCTGTCATCCCCCAACAGATTTGACCAAGATTCTTACCTTCGTGCAAAATATCAAAGGTGCTGCCATCTTCGCTAACCAGTTGAGCAGACCATTCACCACCATCACCCACCGATGCACCGACAACGGGTGTCCAGCAGCCCATATCGATTACTTCTCTAATAGCTTCATTTTGTTGCGGAATAATCACTTGCCCATTAGCAGGAACAGTACGCACTACATGATGAAATTGTCGCTGGATAGCGGCTAGATCAGGAAAGATATCAGCGTGGTCAAATTCAAGATTATTCAGCACCAACGTGCGGGGGCGATAATGGACAAACTTTGAGCGCTTATCAAAAAAAGCAGTATCATATTCATCTGCTTCAATAACAAAGAAAGGAGAGCCACCCAAGCGTGCCGACACCTCAAAGTTATTCGGTACACCACCGATCAAATAACCCGGCTCCATACCAGCGTATTCTAAAATCCAAGCCAGCATCGAAGACGTAGTCGTCTTACCATGCGTACCCGCGATAGCCAGTACCCAGCGTTCTTGGAGCACATGCTCACATAGCCACTGCGGCCCAGAAATATAACGTAAGCCTTTATCCAAGACATATTCTACAGCGGGATTACCGCGGGACATTGCATTACCGATAATCACTAAATCAGGTTCAGGGTTTAGGTGCTCCGATGAATACCCCTCCATTAGCTCGATACCTTGAGCTTCTAACTGAGTGCTCATGGGGGGGTAAACATTGGCATCAGAACCCGTTACTCGATAACCCAACTCGCGTGCCAATATAGCCAACGAACCCATAAAGGTTCCGCAGATACCCAGAACATGAATATGCAAAGTGTCACTCCTAAGAAACAGCCAATAAAACAATTCAGATAATAATACCGGCAATTATGAAAAAAGGGCGCGATTTATAAGCATTTTTTGAACTTCATCACATGATTTTCCCGTCTTAATCACGTAAAATTACTACAAAATTTGTTTCGCCCTTTTTTTCACACACTCAAAGGTATTATCCCCCATGCAACTGCTGAGCCAGTTTCTGAGACGCAACGACACTGACGAACAATTAATGGACCTGATTGCTACACTCATGGTCGCCTGCAAAGAGATCGCGTTACAACTGCGGGAAGGTGCATTAGCGGGAGTGCTCGGAACGACCGATATCACTAACGTTCAGGGCGAAACCCAGAAAAAATTGGACGTGATTTCCAATGAGATAATGAAAACCGTCTTGCTTAATCATTCACTGGTAGCAGGCGTCGCTTCTGAAGAAGAAAGCGAGTCAGTACCCGGCAACCCAGACGGTCGTTTCTTGGTCGTTTTTGATCCCCTTGATGGCTCTTCAAATATCGACATCAATGTCTCTGTTGGTACTATTTTTTCTATTCTTGAAGCACCAAAAGACCAAGACTACAGCACTGAACATCCGTACCTTCAAAGCGGCCGTAAACAGATCGCTGCAGGTTATGTTTTGTATGGCCCTTCCGCAGTATTAGTATTAACAACGGGTAAAGGCGTTAACATGTTTACCATGTCGCATACCGGTGATTTTTTACTAACACGCGAAAACGTTATGATTCCTGAAGAAACGCGTGAGTTTGCTATCAATATGTCAAACCACCGCTTCTGGGAACCAGCCATGCGCAACTACGTGGATGACCTACTACTCGGTGCTGATGGCCCGCGTGAGAAAAACTACAACATGCGCTGGGTTGCTGCCATGGTAGCTGAAGTTCACCGCGTGCTTACTCGCGGCGGTATCTTCACTTACCCTTGGGACGCTCGCTCACCGAAGAAACCGGGTAAATTGCGCCTGATGTATGAAGGCAACCCAATGAGCATGCTGATTGAACAAGCTGGCGGATTAGCGACTAACTGCTACTCCGACATCATGGATGTAGAACCCGATGACATTCATGAACGTGTTTCTGTTTCATTAGGTTCGCGCAAAGAAGTTGAAGCGCTAATGGAATATCACGCACGAGTCGAAAGCACAAAAGAGGCATAAATCGTCTGATAGTCGTATACAAACTAACGTGTACGACTCTTATAATGTCTGAATCCAAATTTTTTTATTCTTCAGAACAGGAAGGAAACGCATGAGCTTTGCAAAAGTGCCTGCTGGTAAAGATCTACCGAACGACATCTACGTGATCATCGAGATCCCGGCGGAAAGCTCCCCGGTAAAGTACGAGATCGAGAAAGAAGAAGACGCGATCTTCGTTGACCGTTTCATGGCAGCACCTATGTTTTACCCTGCTAACTACGGTTACATCAACAACACACTTGCTGATGATGGCGATGCTGTTGACGTACTCGTACTGACACCTTACCCAGTTATTCCGGGTTCTGTGATCCGTTGTCGTCCAATTGGTATCCTAAACATGACTGATGAAGCCGGTCAGGATGCTAAATTGCTAGCAGTACCACACGACAAGCTAACTAAAATGTACAAAGATGTTAACGACATTAGCGACCTGCCTGAAATGACACTGGCTCGTATCAAGCATTTCTTCGAGAACTATAAAGGTCTGGAAGAAGGTAAGTGGGTTAAGCTAGATGGTTGGGAAGGTGCTGACGCAGCACGCGCAGCTATCGTTGATGGCGTAAAAATGTACGAAGCAGCTAAATAAAAAGTAGTTACTTTTTAAATAGCGCCACTGAAAAGCCTCCTTATTAATAATGGAGGCTTTTTTGTTTTCAGTGTTATAGAAAAGAAATAAGAGAAAGCATATGTCTAAGAAGGTTTATTGTACTGCCCAGTTTTTGCCAAAAGCAGGCAAAGAAGCAGAGGTTTTTGCAACACTACAAGCGCTGGAACCCAACGCACAGCGCGAAGACGGCTGTATCCAATATACGGTCACCCGCCATATTGCCAGCCCATTTGCTGAAGGTGAAAGCTAC
This genomic interval carries:
- a CDS encoding DUF72 domain-containing protein — its product is MHNDYPQNIPSYYIGLAQWHHPDWHIDQSAANQALPEYSKHFSSVEGNSSFYGLPSTSSIENWKQQSGQHFKFCFKFPQTITHHAKLQHCDRQVSEFLNRVAPLENKLGTLWLQLNASFSPKDFDKLSRFIQSLPPDFNYGIEVRHTGFFLKDDTEKRFNQLLMQHTIDRITFDTRALFAHPSKDAITQEALRAKPRMPVHAIATGMSPFVRIITPLKINDGYAYLMPWVKKTLQWIDEERTPYLFFHTPDNKEAPEVARFFSGEIHKHRPDIPVQSIWDKALPQPELF
- a CDS encoding DsbA family protein — translated: MQLLYVMDPMCSWCWAFSPTIQAIKEHFPTLTIQYVMGGLAADSDATMPLEQQSAIHSIWHQIEAKTGTQFNYDFWTHCTPRRSTWRACRAIIVAEQLQPGSASTMAQAIQQAYYLEAKNPSDRSTLITLAASIGIDSTEFSILLDVKDTHQQLKNHMMISQQLDVSGFPALRVAKDQQAIRISDGYCSSEEVIKRLQGVIEQAE
- a CDS encoding cold-shock protein yields the protein MSGNQIVRSVIVSIIAAALIPVLLKAVAGVEVGLTGPVIAVTFIVVLISSLISAMGGSTSSVPALDQIADEDMEEEEDDENDDRELGTVKWFNVSKGFGFITRENGDDVFVHFRNIRGRGHRSLSEGQRVRFNARESDKGLQAEDVSVMRG
- a CDS encoding SlyX family protein; translated protein: MNHDERITELESRVAFQEDALDKLNDVIAQQDKTISELKKLITAFNQQLKTVGQENQGISFNDAPPPHY
- the plsB gene encoding glycerol-3-phosphate 1-O-acyltransferase PlsB, with amino-acid sequence MRGLNRISRFLLRLIINSRVEGRQHLKPTPNTLFVIETARYSHRLLLIEQLRRQGNTLPEQKILCAAHDHQDDLRNRIEAQIDKLSFLNPEQDIKIVPISVYHGRMPQRETSYLNLLYAESWSKAGIVGRFMQLLVNGRQTLMQVDPALSLRQLKKESPHQPAGVVAHKAMRVFHHHFYRRRLAIIGPNLSHRNTLFTLILREPAVKEAIYQTALKQNQTVEQVNNDAKVLLKGMAANFSPTTTRILASLLNIFWKKIYKKIHINGMERIQLCAPENQLVYLPCHRSHMDYVMLSSHLYRHGLMVPHIAAGDNLNAPVLGSILKRGGAIFMRRSFRDDPLYAQLFQSYLSVMSNKGHSLEYFIEGGRSRTGRLLPAKTGLLAMTLENHLNHPEKPVALIPVWISYDKLVESKSYQQELSGGEKRKESFLGLIKSLKEFRHQFGDAALSFGEPILLQQAIKEMPESTEQTPANAKLELTQRISQQVLQCINQSAYANQTAILATLMLANPKKQRGIYELTEQAEELIALLNVLPNPPIATANGPVKKWIKQACKRRQLSRAEDHVFLSSTQAQEMTFYRNQLHHMTLLPGVFLLLAKRYPKPLPQTLPRLLSTLYPYLKAELFLPWDAIELKTALKQLRLRMEKRGLIKHEGNIIRAIETPLSIALMQTAEPILVRYYIVFRLLSDGTVMPITDLVSESQRIAAHLHQKFAFNSPEYADARVLNVFIKTLIQQNVFAEKDDQVHCQIESKALLKRASQILNPHYVSAIEHNLHPR
- a CDS encoding class I SAM-dependent methyltransferase encodes the protein MLDLADGIQVAASDKPLFDQAALLANKLGLAPALVISDISRCAYPLLLYVTYDGVKLQTTGKKAPGPVWVDFLSGAVAHRRKFGGGAGQMIAKAVGAKGSIRPTVLDATAGLGRDSFVLATLGCQVSMIERSPIIHTLLEDGLSRAMADDEVYDVCSKMTLLQGNSIELLHSIEPPQVVYVDPMFPHAEKSALVKKEMRIFREVVGDDEDSSALLEAALDVASARVVVKRARKAPLIEGRAPSYQLEGKSSRYDIYALAKLA
- a CDS encoding undecaprenyl-diphosphate phosphatase — its product is MDWVQTVVLALIQGLTEFLPVSSSAHLILPSQLLGWEDQGLAFDVGVHMGTLAAVMTYFRQDIANMLVAFFASFKGSKSVDGRIAWFVVFATIPALVFGFMLNDIVDQYGRSILVIAATTLIFGALLWWADISRKEVKPLEEITLRDAITIGLAQAVALIPGTSRSGITITAALMLGFTRQAAARFSFLMSIPVILAAGSYKSLELFQTATATQWEMVIGGVIVSALSALACIHYFLKLLDRTGMLPFVIYRLCLGIFLLGVYFYVPVNA
- the tsaB gene encoding tRNA (adenosine(37)-N6)-threonylcarbamoyltransferase complex dimerization subunit type 1 TsaB, which produces MPKILALDTSTDACSVALHVAGDIREDFRVIPRQHTKQLLPMIQAMLDDAGLKVKDLDAIAFGRGPGSFAGIRIATGVAQGLAFSAELNLLPISTLAAVALAHHLETGDQQVVAALDARMDEVYWAAYRFENGLPVLIGEERVDAPVNVCLPDASEWAGVGSGWRYLQGMSDQVKQWVTTLEVEPQGVDVQDAAENITYPTAANIARLAIQDYQEGKSVSPELALPVYLRDNVAWKKKDQQ
- a CDS encoding flavin prenyltransferase UbiX codes for the protein MAEFTQRITLAITGASGVQYAVRLMECLVAADVQVLLMISRAAQVVAATETELTIPGATNAQQEYFTQLLNAKAGQIKVFSREQWMAPVASGSGAPATMIVCPCSTGTLSAIATGASNNLIERAADVALKERRQLLLVPREAPYSEIHLENMLKLTRMGAVILPASPGFYHKPETINDMIDFVVARILSQIGVEQSFMPRWGDALLQSDENPSSHD
- the mpl gene encoding UDP-N-acetylmuramate:L-alanyl-gamma-D-glutamyl-meso-diaminopimelate ligase; this translates as MHIHVLGICGTFMGSLAILARELGYRVTGSDANVYPPMSTQLEAQGIELMEGYSSEHLNPEPDLVIIGNAMSRGNPAVEYVLDKGLRYISGPQWLCEHVLQERWVLAIAGTHGKTTTSSMLAWILEYAGMEPGYLIGGVPNNFEVSARLGGSPFFVIEADEYDTAFFDKRSKFVHYRPRTLVLNNLEFDHADIFPDLAAIQRQFHHVVRTVPANGQVIIPQQNEAIREVIDMGCWTPVVGASVGDGGEWSAQLVSEDGSTFDILHEGKNLGQICWGMTGQHNVENGLMALIAARHVGVQPHHAIEALSAFGGVKRRMEKLAEIAGVTVYDDFAHHPTAIATTLQGLRAQVGSDTIVAIIEPRSNTMRLGAHRAALADSAETADEVIWYQPSGLDWSLDDIVNGHEDKMRVATSIENIITSVKASVTQGTHVVVMSNGGFEGVHQRLISALEERFSEGNNHG
- a CDS encoding class 1 fructose-bisphosphatase, whose translation is MQLLSQFLRRNDTDEQLMDLIATLMVACKEIALQLREGALAGVLGTTDITNVQGETQKKLDVISNEIMKTVLLNHSLVAGVASEEESESVPGNPDGRFLVVFDPLDGSSNIDINVSVGTIFSILEAPKDQDYSTEHPYLQSGRKQIAAGYVLYGPSAVLVLTTGKGVNMFTMSHTGDFLLTRENVMIPEETREFAINMSNHRFWEPAMRNYVDDLLLGADGPREKNYNMRWVAAMVAEVHRVLTRGGIFTYPWDARSPKKPGKLRLMYEGNPMSMLIEQAGGLATNCYSDIMDVEPDDIHERVSVSLGSRKEVEALMEYHARVESTKEA
- the ppa gene encoding inorganic diphosphatase; the protein is MSFAKVPAGKDLPNDIYVIIEIPAESSPVKYEIEKEEDAIFVDRFMAAPMFYPANYGYINNTLADDGDAVDVLVLTPYPVIPGSVIRCRPIGILNMTDEAGQDAKLLAVPHDKLTKMYKDVNDISDLPEMTLARIKHFFENYKGLEEGKWVKLDGWEGADAARAAIVDGVKMYEAAK